The following are encoded in a window of Parambassis ranga chromosome 15, fParRan2.1, whole genome shotgun sequence genomic DNA:
- the blnk gene encoding B-cell linker protein isoform X1, whose amino-acid sequence MNLPSREECEGWDHTQVALFMCKNKMQECAAMVTRLKMNGQRLLNLSDCDMSKFTLIQQPQLQKIVQDIRKNDGSLLNKLRRLKTKPAPNLPARDYRDLIFAGGNRESDDQESDPDYDNDDMSDPHEDDSYEPPPSHRVFTPTPSVPFPRGEYVDSCHNRPSRLPRKPLRPAKPSKQLPPEPSHAPSDEEDYIDPDANTEDDNYVEPAENPPAKPGLKGGNRTVRGHPMLPPQRSPSPVSDFYEVPDTAENSTKSLPATRLCPIPAPQPQSHSLPPKPSPRVNVRRSPPPPVQEPTDEDEYEVCDADGPSEGRPPLRLPKPLPRDKSPKPPLVSKPDLKPRESRTLPVVQTEQKPPLKAFTLDLKRPKIPLPQFTKPSERGGVAAENGSLDSNKDADVIKKPWYASACDRKTADDCLMHTNKDGAFMVRKSSGQDAQQPYTLVVFYKGRVYNIPIRCIPNIQQYALGREKRGEEHFSSVSHIIENHQRNPLVLIDSQNNSKDATKLCYPVKP is encoded by the exons ATGAACCTGCCATCCAGAGAGGAATGTGAGGGCTGGGACCACACACAAGTAGCCCTCTTTATGTGCAAG AACAAAATGCAAGAATgtgctgccatggtaaccagactGAAAATGAACGGACAGAGACTTCTG AACCTGTCCGACTGTGACATGAGCAAGTTCACTCTCATCCAGCAGCC gcAACTTCAGAAGATCGTTCAAGATATCAGGAAAAATGATGGCAGCTTACTTAACAAACTAAGAAG ACTGAAGACCAAACCAGCTCCAAACCTTCCTGCCAGAGACTACAGAG ATCTCATCTTTGCAGGTGGCAACAGGGAAAGCGATGATCAAGAGTCTGATCCGGATTAT GATAATGATGACATGTCTGATCCCCATGAGGACGACAGCTACGAGCCTCCTCCCAGCCACAGAGTCTTCACCCCAACTCCCTCTGTTCCCTTCCCAAGAGGGGAATATGTTG ACAGCTGCCATAACCGGCCCAGCCGGCTGCCCAGAAAGCCCCTCCGCCCAGCGAAACCTTCCAAACAACTGCCCCCTGAGCCCAGCCACGCGCCAAGTGATGAA GAAGACTACATAGATCCAGATGCTAATACTGAAGATGACAACTATGTGGAACCTGCAGAAAATCCACCTGCCA AACCTGGGCTCAAAGGCGGGAACAGAACAGTAAGAGGTCATCCCATGTTGCCTCCACAGCGTTCACCCAGTCCAG TTTCAGACTTTTATGAAGTCCCAGATACAGCG GAGAACTCAACCAAAAGTCTTCCAGCAACCAG ACTGTGTCCGATCCCTGCACCACAGCCACAGTCACATTCCTTACCACCGAAGCCCAGCCCCAG ggTGAACGTGCGgagatctcctcctcctcct GTGCAGGAGCCCACGGATGAAGATGAATATGAAGTCTGTGACGCTGATG GTCCTTCAGAGGGACGTCCTCCTCTGCGTCTACCCAAACCTCTACCCAGAGA TAAGTCACCAAAACCCCCTCTGGTGTCG AAGCCAGATTTAAAACCAAGGGAAA GCAGGACGCTACCTGTGGTGCAGACGGAGCAGAAACCTCCTCTCAAAGCCTTCACACTGGACCTGAAACGACCAAA AATCCCTCTTCCACAGTTCACCA aaCCGTCTGAGAGAGGAGGTGTTGCTGCTGAAAATGGGTCCCTGGACTCtaataag GACGCAGACGTCATCAAGAAACCCTGGTACGCTTCTGCATGCGACCGCAAGACTGCTGACGATTGCttaatgcacacaaacaaa GACGGAGCCTTCATGGTGAGGAAGAGCTCGGGTCAGGACGCGCAGCAGCCCTACACACTGGTGGTGTTTTACAAAGGCCGAGTGTACAACATCCCCATCCGCTGCATACCAAACATCCAGCAGTACGCACTGGGAAGGGAGAAGAGAGGCGAGGAG CACTTCAGCAGCGTGTCCCACATCATTGAGAACCACCAGAGGAATCCCCTGGTGCTGATCGATAGCCAGAACAACTCTAAGGACGCCACTAAACTGTGCTACCCTGTGAAGCCGTAG
- the blnk gene encoding B-cell linker protein isoform X4 — translation MNMDTLGKLAAPATAKIRQLQKIVQDIRKNDGSLLNKLRRLKTKPAPNLPARDYRDLIFAGGNRESDDQESDPDYDNDDMSDPHEDDSYEPPPSHRVFTPTPSVPFPRGEYVDSCHNRPSRLPRKPLRPAKPSKQLPPEPSHAPSDEEDYIDPDANTEDDNYVEPAENPPAKPGLKGGNRTVRGHPMLPPQRSPSPVSDFYEVPDTAENSTKSLPATRLCPIPAPQPQSHSLPPKPSPRVNVRRSPPPPVQEPTDEDEYEVCDADGPSEGRPPLRLPKPLPRDKSPKPPLVSKPDLKPRESRTLPVVQTEQKPPLKAFTLDLKRPKIPLPQFTKPSERGGVAAENGSLDSNKDADVIKKPWYASACDRKTADDCLMHTNKDGAFMVRKSSGQDAQQPYTLVVFYKGRVYNIPIRCIPNIQQYALGREKRGEEHFSSVSHIIENHQRNPLVLIDSQNNSKDATKLCYPVKP, via the exons ATGAATATGGACACATTAGGTAAACTTGCTGCTCCTGCTACAGCAAAGATCCG gcAACTTCAGAAGATCGTTCAAGATATCAGGAAAAATGATGGCAGCTTACTTAACAAACTAAGAAG ACTGAAGACCAAACCAGCTCCAAACCTTCCTGCCAGAGACTACAGAG ATCTCATCTTTGCAGGTGGCAACAGGGAAAGCGATGATCAAGAGTCTGATCCGGATTAT GATAATGATGACATGTCTGATCCCCATGAGGACGACAGCTACGAGCCTCCTCCCAGCCACAGAGTCTTCACCCCAACTCCCTCTGTTCCCTTCCCAAGAGGGGAATATGTTG ACAGCTGCCATAACCGGCCCAGCCGGCTGCCCAGAAAGCCCCTCCGCCCAGCGAAACCTTCCAAACAACTGCCCCCTGAGCCCAGCCACGCGCCAAGTGATGAA GAAGACTACATAGATCCAGATGCTAATACTGAAGATGACAACTATGTGGAACCTGCAGAAAATCCACCTGCCA AACCTGGGCTCAAAGGCGGGAACAGAACAGTAAGAGGTCATCCCATGTTGCCTCCACAGCGTTCACCCAGTCCAG TTTCAGACTTTTATGAAGTCCCAGATACAGCG GAGAACTCAACCAAAAGTCTTCCAGCAACCAG ACTGTGTCCGATCCCTGCACCACAGCCACAGTCACATTCCTTACCACCGAAGCCCAGCCCCAG ggTGAACGTGCGgagatctcctcctcctcct GTGCAGGAGCCCACGGATGAAGATGAATATGAAGTCTGTGACGCTGATG GTCCTTCAGAGGGACGTCCTCCTCTGCGTCTACCCAAACCTCTACCCAGAGA TAAGTCACCAAAACCCCCTCTGGTGTCG AAGCCAGATTTAAAACCAAGGGAAA GCAGGACGCTACCTGTGGTGCAGACGGAGCAGAAACCTCCTCTCAAAGCCTTCACACTGGACCTGAAACGACCAAA AATCCCTCTTCCACAGTTCACCA aaCCGTCTGAGAGAGGAGGTGTTGCTGCTGAAAATGGGTCCCTGGACTCtaataag GACGCAGACGTCATCAAGAAACCCTGGTACGCTTCTGCATGCGACCGCAAGACTGCTGACGATTGCttaatgcacacaaacaaa GACGGAGCCTTCATGGTGAGGAAGAGCTCGGGTCAGGACGCGCAGCAGCCCTACACACTGGTGGTGTTTTACAAAGGCCGAGTGTACAACATCCCCATCCGCTGCATACCAAACATCCAGCAGTACGCACTGGGAAGGGAGAAGAGAGGCGAGGAG CACTTCAGCAGCGTGTCCCACATCATTGAGAACCACCAGAGGAATCCCCTGGTGCTGATCGATAGCCAGAACAACTCTAAGGACGCCACTAAACTGTGCTACCCTGTGAAGCCGTAG
- the blnk gene encoding B-cell linker protein isoform X5 translates to MNMDTLGKLAAPATAKIRQLQKIVQDIRKNDGSLLNKLRRLKTKPAPNLPARDYRGGNRESDDQESDPDYDNDDMSDPHEDDSYEPPPSHRVFTPTPSVPFPRGEYVDSCHNRPSRLPRKPLRPAKPSKQLPPEPSHAPSDEEDYIDPDANTEDDNYVEPAENPPAKPGLKGGNRTVRGHPMLPPQRSPSPVSDFYEVPDTAENSTKSLPATRLCPIPAPQPQSHSLPPKPSPRVNVRRSPPPPVQEPTDEDEYEVCDADGPSEGRPPLRLPKPLPRDKSPKPPLVSKPDLKPRESRTLPVVQTEQKPPLKAFTLDLKRPKIPLPQFTKPSERGGVAAENGSLDSNKDADVIKKPWYASACDRKTADDCLMHTNKDGAFMVRKSSGQDAQQPYTLVVFYKGRVYNIPIRCIPNIQQYALGREKRGEEHFSSVSHIIENHQRNPLVLIDSQNNSKDATKLCYPVKP, encoded by the exons ATGAATATGGACACATTAGGTAAACTTGCTGCTCCTGCTACAGCAAAGATCCG gcAACTTCAGAAGATCGTTCAAGATATCAGGAAAAATGATGGCAGCTTACTTAACAAACTAAGAAG ACTGAAGACCAAACCAGCTCCAAACCTTCCTGCCAGAGACTACAGAG GTGGCAACAGGGAAAGCGATGATCAAGAGTCTGATCCGGATTAT GATAATGATGACATGTCTGATCCCCATGAGGACGACAGCTACGAGCCTCCTCCCAGCCACAGAGTCTTCACCCCAACTCCCTCTGTTCCCTTCCCAAGAGGGGAATATGTTG ACAGCTGCCATAACCGGCCCAGCCGGCTGCCCAGAAAGCCCCTCCGCCCAGCGAAACCTTCCAAACAACTGCCCCCTGAGCCCAGCCACGCGCCAAGTGATGAA GAAGACTACATAGATCCAGATGCTAATACTGAAGATGACAACTATGTGGAACCTGCAGAAAATCCACCTGCCA AACCTGGGCTCAAAGGCGGGAACAGAACAGTAAGAGGTCATCCCATGTTGCCTCCACAGCGTTCACCCAGTCCAG TTTCAGACTTTTATGAAGTCCCAGATACAGCG GAGAACTCAACCAAAAGTCTTCCAGCAACCAG ACTGTGTCCGATCCCTGCACCACAGCCACAGTCACATTCCTTACCACCGAAGCCCAGCCCCAG ggTGAACGTGCGgagatctcctcctcctcct GTGCAGGAGCCCACGGATGAAGATGAATATGAAGTCTGTGACGCTGATG GTCCTTCAGAGGGACGTCCTCCTCTGCGTCTACCCAAACCTCTACCCAGAGA TAAGTCACCAAAACCCCCTCTGGTGTCG AAGCCAGATTTAAAACCAAGGGAAA GCAGGACGCTACCTGTGGTGCAGACGGAGCAGAAACCTCCTCTCAAAGCCTTCACACTGGACCTGAAACGACCAAA AATCCCTCTTCCACAGTTCACCA aaCCGTCTGAGAGAGGAGGTGTTGCTGCTGAAAATGGGTCCCTGGACTCtaataag GACGCAGACGTCATCAAGAAACCCTGGTACGCTTCTGCATGCGACCGCAAGACTGCTGACGATTGCttaatgcacacaaacaaa GACGGAGCCTTCATGGTGAGGAAGAGCTCGGGTCAGGACGCGCAGCAGCCCTACACACTGGTGGTGTTTTACAAAGGCCGAGTGTACAACATCCCCATCCGCTGCATACCAAACATCCAGCAGTACGCACTGGGAAGGGAGAAGAGAGGCGAGGAG CACTTCAGCAGCGTGTCCCACATCATTGAGAACCACCAGAGGAATCCCCTGGTGCTGATCGATAGCCAGAACAACTCTAAGGACGCCACTAAACTGTGCTACCCTGTGAAGCCGTAG
- the blnk gene encoding B-cell linker protein isoform X3, giving the protein MQECAAMVTRLKMNGQRLLNLSDCDMSKFTLIQQPQLQKIVQDIRKNDGSLLNKLRRLKTKPAPNLPARDYRDLIFAGGNRESDDQESDPDYDNDDMSDPHEDDSYEPPPSHRVFTPTPSVPFPRGEYVDSCHNRPSRLPRKPLRPAKPSKQLPPEPSHAPSDEEDYIDPDANTEDDNYVEPAENPPAKPGLKGGNRTVRGHPMLPPQRSPSPVSDFYEVPDTAENSTKSLPATRLCPIPAPQPQSHSLPPKPSPRVNVRRSPPPPVQEPTDEDEYEVCDADGPSEGRPPLRLPKPLPRDKSPKPPLVSKPDLKPRESRTLPVVQTEQKPPLKAFTLDLKRPKIPLPQFTKPSERGGVAAENGSLDSNKDADVIKKPWYASACDRKTADDCLMHTNKDGAFMVRKSSGQDAQQPYTLVVFYKGRVYNIPIRCIPNIQQYALGREKRGEEHFSSVSHIIENHQRNPLVLIDSQNNSKDATKLCYPVKP; this is encoded by the exons ATGCAAGAATgtgctgccatggtaaccagactGAAAATGAACGGACAGAGACTTCTG AACCTGTCCGACTGTGACATGAGCAAGTTCACTCTCATCCAGCAGCC gcAACTTCAGAAGATCGTTCAAGATATCAGGAAAAATGATGGCAGCTTACTTAACAAACTAAGAAG ACTGAAGACCAAACCAGCTCCAAACCTTCCTGCCAGAGACTACAGAG ATCTCATCTTTGCAGGTGGCAACAGGGAAAGCGATGATCAAGAGTCTGATCCGGATTAT GATAATGATGACATGTCTGATCCCCATGAGGACGACAGCTACGAGCCTCCTCCCAGCCACAGAGTCTTCACCCCAACTCCCTCTGTTCCCTTCCCAAGAGGGGAATATGTTG ACAGCTGCCATAACCGGCCCAGCCGGCTGCCCAGAAAGCCCCTCCGCCCAGCGAAACCTTCCAAACAACTGCCCCCTGAGCCCAGCCACGCGCCAAGTGATGAA GAAGACTACATAGATCCAGATGCTAATACTGAAGATGACAACTATGTGGAACCTGCAGAAAATCCACCTGCCA AACCTGGGCTCAAAGGCGGGAACAGAACAGTAAGAGGTCATCCCATGTTGCCTCCACAGCGTTCACCCAGTCCAG TTTCAGACTTTTATGAAGTCCCAGATACAGCG GAGAACTCAACCAAAAGTCTTCCAGCAACCAG ACTGTGTCCGATCCCTGCACCACAGCCACAGTCACATTCCTTACCACCGAAGCCCAGCCCCAG ggTGAACGTGCGgagatctcctcctcctcct GTGCAGGAGCCCACGGATGAAGATGAATATGAAGTCTGTGACGCTGATG GTCCTTCAGAGGGACGTCCTCCTCTGCGTCTACCCAAACCTCTACCCAGAGA TAAGTCACCAAAACCCCCTCTGGTGTCG AAGCCAGATTTAAAACCAAGGGAAA GCAGGACGCTACCTGTGGTGCAGACGGAGCAGAAACCTCCTCTCAAAGCCTTCACACTGGACCTGAAACGACCAAA AATCCCTCTTCCACAGTTCACCA aaCCGTCTGAGAGAGGAGGTGTTGCTGCTGAAAATGGGTCCCTGGACTCtaataag GACGCAGACGTCATCAAGAAACCCTGGTACGCTTCTGCATGCGACCGCAAGACTGCTGACGATTGCttaatgcacacaaacaaa GACGGAGCCTTCATGGTGAGGAAGAGCTCGGGTCAGGACGCGCAGCAGCCCTACACACTGGTGGTGTTTTACAAAGGCCGAGTGTACAACATCCCCATCCGCTGCATACCAAACATCCAGCAGTACGCACTGGGAAGGGAGAAGAGAGGCGAGGAG CACTTCAGCAGCGTGTCCCACATCATTGAGAACCACCAGAGGAATCCCCTGGTGCTGATCGATAGCCAGAACAACTCTAAGGACGCCACTAAACTGTGCTACCCTGTGAAGCCGTAG
- the haao gene encoding 3-hydroxyanthranilate 3,4-dioxygenase, whose product MSSTTPLLVNVEQWITENQNAFLPPVCNKLMHFSQVLIMFVGGPNTRKDYHIEEGEELFYQLKGDMCLKVIENGKHKDVHIKEGEMFLLPARIPHSPQRQANTVGLVVERRRLLTETDCLRYYVNNTTDILFERWFYCENLGTQLVPIIKEFMASKQCKTGRHDPNEVFREPPFQMNTMNVMSPFCFKDWLDKHRALLGNDKPIDMFGAQFETEAMVFGPGLTETSVRQSDVWIWQLEGSSVVTMKEQEFPLSAGDSFLIPEQSQYQWQRNAGTVALVVVQNPERKRP is encoded by the exons atgagcaGCACAACCCCTTTGCTGGTGAATGTAGAACAATGGATTACAGAGAACCAGAATGCTTTCCTGCCACCTGTGTGCAACAAGCTCAT GCACTTTTCCCAGGTGCTCATCATGTTTGTTGGCGGTCCAAACACCAGAAAGGATTACCATATagaggaaggggaagag CTGTTTTACCAGCTGAAGGGGGACATGTGTCTGAAGGTGATTGAAAATGGTAAACACAAGGACGTACACATCAAAGAGGGAGAG atgtttctgctgccagcTCGTATCCCTCACTCCCCACAGAGACAGGCCAACACTGTTGGACTGGTGGTGGAGCGGAGGCGGCTGCTGACTGAGACCGACTGCCTAAG GTACTATGTGAACAACACCACTGACATCCTGTTTGAGAGATGGTTCTACTGTGAGAACCTAGGAACCCAGCTGGTGCCAATAATCAAAGA GTTCATGGCGTCAAAACAGTGCAAGACAGGCAGACATGATCCCA ATGAGGTCTTCAGAGAGCCTCCGTTCCAGATGAACACCATGAACGTGATGTCACCGTTCTGCTTCAAAGACTGGCTGGACAAACACAGAGCGCTCTTGGGCAACGACAAGCCCATCGACATGTTCGGAGCTCAGTTTGAGACAGAG GCCATGGTGTTCGGACCTGGACTGACAGAGACGTCGGTGCGACAAAGTGACGTGTGGATCTGGCAGCTG GAGGGGTCCTCAGTGGTAACAATGAAGGAGCAGGagtttcctctctctgcaggagaCAGTTTCCTCATTCCTGAGCAGAGCCA ATACCAGTGGCAAAGAAATGCAGGAACCGTCGCCTTGGTCGTGGTCCAAAacccagagaggaagagacccTAA
- the blnk gene encoding B-cell linker protein isoform X2, with protein MNLPSREECEGWDHTQVALFMCKNKMQECAAMVTRLKMNGQRLLNLSDCDMSKFTLIQQPQLQKIVQDIRKNDGSLLNKLRRLKTKPAPNLPARDYRGGNRESDDQESDPDYDNDDMSDPHEDDSYEPPPSHRVFTPTPSVPFPRGEYVDSCHNRPSRLPRKPLRPAKPSKQLPPEPSHAPSDEEDYIDPDANTEDDNYVEPAENPPAKPGLKGGNRTVRGHPMLPPQRSPSPVSDFYEVPDTAENSTKSLPATRLCPIPAPQPQSHSLPPKPSPRVNVRRSPPPPVQEPTDEDEYEVCDADGPSEGRPPLRLPKPLPRDKSPKPPLVSKPDLKPRESRTLPVVQTEQKPPLKAFTLDLKRPKIPLPQFTKPSERGGVAAENGSLDSNKDADVIKKPWYASACDRKTADDCLMHTNKDGAFMVRKSSGQDAQQPYTLVVFYKGRVYNIPIRCIPNIQQYALGREKRGEEHFSSVSHIIENHQRNPLVLIDSQNNSKDATKLCYPVKP; from the exons ATGAACCTGCCATCCAGAGAGGAATGTGAGGGCTGGGACCACACACAAGTAGCCCTCTTTATGTGCAAG AACAAAATGCAAGAATgtgctgccatggtaaccagactGAAAATGAACGGACAGAGACTTCTG AACCTGTCCGACTGTGACATGAGCAAGTTCACTCTCATCCAGCAGCC gcAACTTCAGAAGATCGTTCAAGATATCAGGAAAAATGATGGCAGCTTACTTAACAAACTAAGAAG ACTGAAGACCAAACCAGCTCCAAACCTTCCTGCCAGAGACTACAGAG GTGGCAACAGGGAAAGCGATGATCAAGAGTCTGATCCGGATTAT GATAATGATGACATGTCTGATCCCCATGAGGACGACAGCTACGAGCCTCCTCCCAGCCACAGAGTCTTCACCCCAACTCCCTCTGTTCCCTTCCCAAGAGGGGAATATGTTG ACAGCTGCCATAACCGGCCCAGCCGGCTGCCCAGAAAGCCCCTCCGCCCAGCGAAACCTTCCAAACAACTGCCCCCTGAGCCCAGCCACGCGCCAAGTGATGAA GAAGACTACATAGATCCAGATGCTAATACTGAAGATGACAACTATGTGGAACCTGCAGAAAATCCACCTGCCA AACCTGGGCTCAAAGGCGGGAACAGAACAGTAAGAGGTCATCCCATGTTGCCTCCACAGCGTTCACCCAGTCCAG TTTCAGACTTTTATGAAGTCCCAGATACAGCG GAGAACTCAACCAAAAGTCTTCCAGCAACCAG ACTGTGTCCGATCCCTGCACCACAGCCACAGTCACATTCCTTACCACCGAAGCCCAGCCCCAG ggTGAACGTGCGgagatctcctcctcctcct GTGCAGGAGCCCACGGATGAAGATGAATATGAAGTCTGTGACGCTGATG GTCCTTCAGAGGGACGTCCTCCTCTGCGTCTACCCAAACCTCTACCCAGAGA TAAGTCACCAAAACCCCCTCTGGTGTCG AAGCCAGATTTAAAACCAAGGGAAA GCAGGACGCTACCTGTGGTGCAGACGGAGCAGAAACCTCCTCTCAAAGCCTTCACACTGGACCTGAAACGACCAAA AATCCCTCTTCCACAGTTCACCA aaCCGTCTGAGAGAGGAGGTGTTGCTGCTGAAAATGGGTCCCTGGACTCtaataag GACGCAGACGTCATCAAGAAACCCTGGTACGCTTCTGCATGCGACCGCAAGACTGCTGACGATTGCttaatgcacacaaacaaa GACGGAGCCTTCATGGTGAGGAAGAGCTCGGGTCAGGACGCGCAGCAGCCCTACACACTGGTGGTGTTTTACAAAGGCCGAGTGTACAACATCCCCATCCGCTGCATACCAAACATCCAGCAGTACGCACTGGGAAGGGAGAAGAGAGGCGAGGAG CACTTCAGCAGCGTGTCCCACATCATTGAGAACCACCAGAGGAATCCCCTGGTGCTGATCGATAGCCAGAACAACTCTAAGGACGCCACTAAACTGTGCTACCCTGTGAAGCCGTAG
- the LOC114447784 gene encoding transmembrane protein 229b-like: MDMKKLHVRRTRGSDDQGSEDDAPPRPLPALARLYVYALHGCLCEVAFTAAWDWCTMQDRRLAGQTSLWALPMYGSAIYMMESLRARLLAGRHPLPVRLMAYTAFIYLWEFSWGVGLTLLGACPWDYSGFTYNLRGLVTLEYAVPWAVAAFIAEQHVIRNTLRIRLQS, from the exons ATGGACATGAAAAAACTGCATGTGAGGAGAACGCGAGGTAGTGATGACCAAG GGTCTGAAGACGACGCGCCCCCCCGGCCGCTCCCCGCTCTCGCCCGCCTCTACGTGTACGCGCTGCACGGCTGCCTCTGTGAGGTGGCCTTCACCGCTGCGTGGGATTGGTGCACCATGCAGGACAGGAGGCTGGCAGGACAGACCAGCCTGTGGGCGCTGCCAATGTACGGCAGCGCCATCTACATGATGGAGAGCCTGAGGGCCCGGCTGCTGGCGGGGCGTCACCCGCTGCCTGTGCGCCTGATGGCCTACACTGCATTCATCTACCTGTGGGAGTTCAGCTGGGGGGTGGGGCTGACACTGCTGGGGGCCTGTCCTTGGGACTACTCAGGTTTTACATACAACCTGAGAGGGCTGGTGACCCTGGAGTACGCCGTGCCCTGGGCCGTGGCAGCGTTCATagcagagcagcatgtgatCAGGAACACGCTGAGGATAAGACTGCAGAGCTGA
- the hcar1-3 gene encoding hydroxycarboxylic acid receptor 2, whose product MSNFTSSNCLSDTDPKDTHFLWFVLIVEVVVGVPGSILALWIFCFRMKCWKTHIIFLFNLLMADFLLLIGVPFRIHNHWGEENWVFGQAFCRINLFMLTVNRSASIAFMTVVAVNRYFKVVRPHHCISTMTSTQAVWVSGLMWTAVIAVHVPLLTTDLLHQHNNISLCRSFSSYDEPPWQIKMHYAAFIAEFVLPWFLLLFCTAQIICHLRRRRMVQPKKVVRAIRAVVVIVLVFTFCFMPSVITGLTAMYIKKFYPANCALYSQCTRLFVICIGFTYFNSALDPVIYSFSSSMFLNVLKSSIRFKKNVRAVDTSL is encoded by the coding sequence ATGAGTAACTTCACCTCGTCTAACTGCCTGTCTGACACAGACCCGAAGGACACGCACTTCCTCTGGTTTGTGCTGATTGTTGAGGTGGTTGTGGGGGTCCCGGGAAGCATTTTAGCATTGTGGATTTTCTGTTTCCGGATGAAGTGCTGGAAAACCCacatcatcttcctctttaacctgctcATGGCCGACTTCCTGCTCCTCATTGGCGTGCCGTTCCGCATCCACAACCACTGGGGGGAGGAGAACTGGGTATTTGGACAGGCCTTCTGCCGCATCAACCTCTTCATGCTGACGGTCAACCGCTCAGCCAGCATCGCATTCATGACAGTGGTGGCGGTGAACCGCTACTTTAAGGTGGTCCGTCCGCATCACTGCATCAGCACCATGACTTCAACTCAGGCGGTGTGGGTCTCAGGCCTGATGTGGACCGCCGTGATCGCTGTTCACGTTCCACTGCTGACCACTGACCTCCTCCACCAGCACAACAACATCTCCCTGTGTCGCAGCTTCAGTTCCTACGATGAGCCCCCCTGGCAGATAAAGATGCATTATGCGGCTTTTATCGCAGAGTTCGTGCTGCCCTGGTTCTTGTTGCTCTTCTGCACAGCCCAGATCATCTGCCACCTGCGCAGGCGGCGAATGGTCCAGCCGAAGAAGGTGGTGAGGGCCATCCGAGCGGTAGTGGTGATCGTTCTGGTGTTCACCTTCTGCTTCATGCCAAGCGTCATCACAGGACTGACGGCAATGTACATCAAGAAATTCTACCCCGCAAACTGCGCTCTCTACAGCCAATGCACTCGCCTCTTTGTGATTTGCATCGGCTTCACTTACTTCAACAGCGCTTTGGACCCGGTCATCtactccttctccagctccatGTTTCTTAACGTCCTCAAAAGCTCCATCAGGTTCAAGAAGAATGTCAGAGCAGTCGACACCTCACTTTGA